The nucleotide window TCTTAACAGACGTGCTGGTTCGATTCCAGTCTCGGGCACAGCTATGTATTATACCTATGTACTTCGATCAATCGATGGAAAGCACCGATATGTTGGCCATTGTAAAAATCTTAAATCGCGTTTGAATCAACATAATTCAAGGAATGTGAAAGCTACCAAAGCATCTCGTCCTTGGAAAATTATCCATTCTGAAAAGTTTAAAATCCGAGAAGAAGCTATAACAAGAGAACGATATTTAAAATCTGGGGTTGGGCGTGAATGGATGGATGGAATGAATTTATGAATTGCTGGTTCCCTGCCTGCCGGCAGGCAGGGATTCCAGTCTCGGGCACAATAAAAATGCATTTTACTTACATCATCAAATCTGAAGATGGTAAACATCGATATGTTGGCCATTGCAAAAACCTAAAATCACAACTGAATCAACATAATTCGCGTAATGTAAAAGCAACTCGCGATAATCGGCCATGGCAAATAATTCATTCGGAAAAATTTAAATCTGAAAAAGATGCCATTTTTCGGGAACGGTTTTTCAGATCCACCGAAGGACAGAAATGGCTCCTCGAGCGCGGATATTAAAAGAGTTCGTATTTGCCTTTTTTATTCTGTTTTAAAATGTAATTAATCTTTTTTTCTACAGCTTTTATCTCTTTTGCTGTTAATCCTAGTTGAATCACATTTCCCTCTTG belongs to Candidatus Neomarinimicrobiota bacterium and includes:
- a CDS encoding GIY-YIG nuclease family protein — encoded protein: MYYTYVLRSIDGKHRYVGHCKNLKSRLNQHNSRNVKATKASRPWKIIHSEKFKIREEAITRERYLKSGVGREWMDGMNL
- a CDS encoding GIY-YIG nuclease family protein → MNCWFPACRQAGIPVSGTIKMHFTYIIKSEDGKHRYVGHCKNLKSQLNQHNSRNVKATRDNRPWQIIHSEKFKSEKDAIFRERFFRSTEGQKWLLERGY